From a region of the Oreochromis aureus mitochondrion, complete genome genome:
- the ND3 gene encoding NADH dehydrogenase subunit 3 (TAA stop codon is completed by the addition of 3' A residues to the mRNA) — MNLITTMLIISITLSTILAIVSFWLPQMTPDHEKLSPYECGFDPLGSARLPFSLRFFLVAILFLLFDLEIALLLPLPWGDQLSSPLMTFVWAFAVLVLLTLGLIYEWIQGGLEWAE; from the coding sequence ATGAATTTAATCACAACAATACTTATTATTTCTATTACCCTCTCCACTATTCTAGCCATCGTCTCTTTCTGACTACCCCAAATAACCCCCGACCACGAAAAGCTCTCCCCCTACGAATGTGGCTTCGACCCCTTAGGGTCCGCCCGCCTACCCTTCTCCCTTCGCTTCTTCCTCGTCGCAATCCTCTTCCTCCTATTCGACCTGGAAATTGCACTACTCCTTCCCCTTCCCTGAGGGGACCAGCTCTCTTCTCCCCTCATAACATTCGTCTGAGCCTTCGCTGTTCTTGTTCTACTAACCCTCGGGCTGATCTATGAGTGAATCCAAGGCGGCCTAGAATGGGCTGAAT
- the ND4L gene encoding NADH dehydrogenase subunit 4L produces the protein MTPTHFAFSSTFLLGLAGLAFHRTHLLSALLCLEGMMLSLFIALSLWTLQLNSASFSASPMLLLAFSACEASAGLALLVATARTHGTDRLQSLNLLQC, from the coding sequence ATGACTCCCACACACTTCGCCTTCTCCTCGACCTTCCTTCTAGGCCTAGCAGGCCTAGCATTCCACCGAACCCACCTTCTTTCCGCCCTCCTGTGTTTGGAAGGTATGATACTCTCACTCTTCATTGCCCTCTCCCTATGGACCCTCCAACTAAACTCCGCCAGCTTTTCAGCCTCCCCCATGCTTCTTCTAGCTTTCTCAGCCTGCGAAGCAAGCGCCGGTCTTGCCCTACTCGTTGCCACTGCTCGAACCCACGGAACAGACCGACTCCAAAGCCTAAACCTCCTACAATGCTAA
- the ND4 gene encoding NADH dehydrogenase subunit 4 (TAA stop codon is completed by the addition of 3' A residues to the mRNA), which produces MLKILLPTIMLVPTIWATPAKHLWSTALSYSLIISLISLTWLKSSAESGWSFLSPYMATDPLSTPLLALTCWLLPLMILASQNHTASEPISRQRAYITLLTSLQIFLIMAFSATEVIMFYIMFEATLIPTLVIITRWGNQTERLNAGTYFLFYTLAGSLPLLVALLLLQNSTGTLSLLTLQYAPSMQLSSFADKLWWAGCLLAFLVKMPLYGAHLWLPKAHVEAPIAGSMVLAAVLLKLGGYGMMRMMIMLEPLTKELSYPFIIFALWGVIMTGSICLRQTDLKSLIAYSSVSHMGLVAAGILIQTPWGFTGALILMIAHGLTSSALFCLANTNYERTHSRTMILARGLQMVLPLMTAWWFIASLANLALPPLPNLMGELMIITSLFHWSWWTIALTGAGTLITAGYSLYMFLMTQRGPLPTHIISLDPTHSREHLLMALHLLPLILLISKPELIWGWTA; this is translated from the coding sequence ATGCTAAAAATTCTCCTCCCCACTATCATGCTTGTTCCCACTATTTGAGCCACCCCCGCCAAACACCTCTGATCCACCGCCCTTTCGTACAGTTTAATTATCTCCTTAATCAGCTTAACCTGGCTTAAGTCATCCGCAGAATCAGGCTGATCCTTCCTTAGCCCCTACATGGCAACCGACCCCCTCTCCACCCCCCTTCTTGCACTAACCTGCTGGCTCCTCCCCCTAATAATCCTTGCAAGCCAGAACCACACAGCATCCGAACCTATCTCCCGCCAACGAGCCTACATCACCCTCCTTACATCCCTACAAATCTTCCTCATCATAGCTTTCAGCGCAACCGAAGTAATTATATTTTATATTATATTTGAAGCCACCCTCATTCCAACCCTAGTAATTATCACCCGCTGGGGTAATCAAACAGAACGACTAAACGCAGGGACTTACTTTCTATTCTACACATTAGCAGGCTCACTCCCCCTCCTTGTCGCCCTCCTACTACTCCAAAACAGCACTGGAACCTTGTCCCTCCTAACACTACAATATGCTCCTTCCATACAGCTCTCTTCTTTTGCCGACAAGCTATGATGAGCCGGCTGCCTACTCGCCTTCCTAGTAAAAATACCCCTTTACGGAGCCCACCTTTGACTTCCCAAAGCACACGTTGAAGCCCCCATCGCCGGCTCTATAGTACTAGCCGCAGTATTACTAAAACTAGGGGGCTACGGAATAATGCGAATAATAATTATACTAGAACCTCTTACCAAAGAACTCAGTTACCCCTTCATTATCTTTGCCCTCTGAGGGGTAATTATAACAGGCTCAATTTGCCTCCGCCAAACAGATCTAAAGTCCCTAATTGCCTACTCATCAGTGAGCCATATGGGTCTCGTGGCAGCAGGTATCTTAATTCAAACTCCCTGAGGCTTTACAGGTGCCCTCATTCTAATAATCGCACACGGTCTAACTTCCTCCGCCCTCTTCTGCCTAGCTAACACAAATTATGAACGAACACACAGCCGAACTATAATTTTAGCCCGAGGTCTCCAAATGGTTCTGCCCCTAATAACCGCATGATGATTTATTGCCAGCCTCGCAAACCTTGCTCTTCCCCCTCTCCCAAACTTAATAGGAGAACTAATAATTATTACCTCCCTATTCCACTGATCCTGATGAACAATCGCTCTCACAGGGGCTGGAACCCTAATTACCGCAGGCTACTCCCTATACATATTCCTCATAACACAACGAGGGCCTCTACCGACACATATTATTTCCCTCGACCCAACACACTCCCGAGAACACTTACTCATAGCCCTTCATCTCCTCCCCCTTATTCTCCTCATCTCCAAACCCGAACTAATTTGAGGATGGACCGCCT